The genomic stretch CAAGGCTCGTGGTGAAATTCAAACGTCCCTGCGCCGTATTACGCTTTACCAGGTCTTCCAGACCCGGCTCATAGATGTGCACTTTGCCGGCTTCGAGAGTTTCAACAACCTTCGGATTCACATCCACACAAAAAATATTATTTCCCATCTCGGCAAAGCAGGCAGCAGAAACCAATCCCACATACCCAGTGCCAACTATACAAACATTCATATGTCTTTCTCCGAAATAGAGGTTTTGTACTCAATCAGGTCATGCGGATACATTGTGTTCGCTTTTCGTGTCAACTCGAAGTAAAAATAGATAAAGAGTCACAAGCCTGATTCTAGACGGTTGCCAAGCGCATCAAGAAGGCTTAACCAATACGGATATCAATCTAATACGTATCTCGGAGGAATATATGCCGGTACTTTCTGTTAATGTCGATCATGTTGCTACACTCAGACAAGCTCGTATGGGAATAGAACCAGAACCTGTTACTGCCGCCTACATGGCCGAGCTTGCTGGCGCCACAGGCATTATCGTTCACCTTCGGGAAGATCGCCGTCATATTCAGGACAGGGACGTAGAACTCATCAAGCAGACCTGCAACACCCGTTTGCATCTGGAAATGGCTGCAACCAAAGAAATGCAGGGTATCGCGCTAAAAACTGACCCGGAGTTCGTATGTCTGGTTCCTGAGAAACGTGAAGAGCTCACCACTGAAGGCGGTCTCAACTGCATCGGTCGTGAACAAGAACTCTCCGACTATCTGGCTCCACTGCATGAAAAAGGCATTCGTTCGAGCCTCTTCATCGACGCCGACCCCAAGCAAATCGAATCAGCACGAGCCATCGGTACAGAATACATTGAAATCCACACGGGCCATTTTGCCGATGCAAAAGAAATAAATGCCCGAAATGCAGAACTCGAAAAGATCATCCAGGGAATCAAACTTGCTCAGGGCATAGGGCTTAAAGTAAACCTCGGACATGGCCTCAACTACAGAAACATTCTGGCTTTTAAAGATGTCCCCGGCATCAAAGAGTACTCCATCGGGCATGCAATTATGGCCAAGGCCATCTATGTCGGACTCGATAGAGCCGTTCGTGATATGGTTGAGACAATTCGAACCTTCTCTGACTAAGGAGAGCCATGATTATCGGTCTGGGGATGGACATTACAGAGATTCCCCGAATTCAGTCCAATTGGGATACTTACGGCGAAAAATTCGCTCAAAAGATTCTGACGGACAAAGAGATAGCTGAATTGCCCAAACATCCGGTCCCCCGGCTGGCAGCCCTGTTCGCTTCAAAAGAGGCTGCTGTAAAGGCACTGGGGACAGGTTTTGCAGAAGGCATTCACTTCAAATGTGTAGAGATTCTCCATTCTTCCAACGGAAAACCCTACCTCACCTTCCTTGGGGCAGGGCTGAACAAGTGTCGCTCAATGGGAGTGACTAACGTGCATCTCACCATAACGCATTCTCGCGACATGGCAGCCGCCACAGTCATATTGGAAGGAACACAATCGTAGTTCATGAGAGAGTAACATGCTGAAACCTTTGCCCACCCCGGCTGAAATGGCAGAATGGGACAACAGGACCATTCGTGACATCGGAATTCCCGGCTTGACGCTCATGGAAAGCGCAAGTCGAGAGGCTGTCCATGTTCTGCTTTCTGAATATGGTTCGGTCTCTGGGAAAAAAGTCTTCTGTTTTGCCGGGTCGGGCAATAACGGTGGCGATGCTTTCGCCATGGCCCGCATACTGATTGATCTTGGGGCTGAGGTCTCGGTATTTCACACAAAACCGAAAAAGCAATACCGTGGAGATGCGCGCACCAATCTCAAATGGGCACAAAAGCTATCCATTTCGATGGTTCACCTGCCCAGCATCCAAGCTCCCCTTCCCCAGCCCGATATCATCATAGATGGCCTACTCGGAACTGGTTTCAAAGACACACTGCGCGAATCCACACTTTCTATCGTAAGGGAGATCAATCGATTAGGAAGGAGAAGCTTTGTGCTGGCGATAGACATCCCATCCGGCCTCAACGGCTTAAATGGGGTAGCCCAGCCTGAAGCTGTTTACGCCAATGCTACGGCGACCTTCCAGGCGCCAAAGCTGGGATTGTGCCTCCCATCAGCAACGAAGCATGTCGGTTGCCTCCACACTTGCAACATAGGCATTCCCAAGCAAATACAGAGTAAACACTCAACACGCCACTATTTGATATCCGATCATGCGTTGCAATCTGTGCGCACTCCTCAACAGGATATGCATAAAGGAACGGCAGGCAAAGTACTTGTTATCGGAGGCTCCGAGGGGCTAACCGGTGCTCCCCACCTGACAGCTATTGGGGCGTTACGGAGTGGTGCAGGCCTCGTCACGGTGACATGCCCTATGGGAGTATGTGAATCAGTAAAGGCCAACTCGCCGGATATCATGACTTTTCCTCTTGGGAGTGGATCAGAATGGGAAGTTTCCATGGCGGAAATCCTGCTCGAAAAAGTCCCTGAATACGACTCTGTCGTCATAGGCCCGGGTCTTGGCAGAGCAAGGAAAACAGTTGATTTCCTCAAGTCTTTTGTTGCAAAGTGTCCAGCGCGAACAATTATTGATGCAGATGGATTATACGCCTTGGCTCAACATCCGCAGTTGCTATCTGAACTGAGAAACGACACCATACTCACTCCACATCCTGGTGAGATGGCGAAACTTATCAACTCGACGACTGAGGAAATCCAGAGAAATCGGCTGAACGTGGCGCAACAATTTGTTACGGCATGCAAATCAGTCTTGATTCTCAAGGGAGCCGGGACCATTGTTACCGATCAAGATGTGACCTGTCTCAGCCCATTCAGCGAGCCCAACCTCTCAGTCGGAGGCTCTGGAGATGTACTGGCGGGTGTTATAGGAACCATGTTGGCACAGGGACACACTCCCCGGGATGCTGCCTGCATTGGCGTCTACTGGCACGGAGCCACAGGCCGTTTGCTAAAGAAGAATTTTCCAGCCAGAGGCAATCTGGCATTAGACATAGCCAACTCACTGCCCAAAGCAGTACAACAAGAACTATAGGAGTTTACACCATGCTTACAGCTAAAGATATCATGACCACCGATTGCATCACATTGACTCCTGAAACCGACATTGCAACCGCTGCAAAGACCTTGCTGGAAAACAAGATTAACGGCGCTCCGGTTATTGATGAAGGAAAAGTTGTTGGTATCTTGTGCCAATCCGATCTCGTGGCT from Pseudodesulfovibrio profundus encodes the following:
- a CDS encoding pyridoxine 5'-phosphate synthase, whose translation is MPVLSVNVDHVATLRQARMGIEPEPVTAAYMAELAGATGIIVHLREDRRHIQDRDVELIKQTCNTRLHLEMAATKEMQGIALKTDPEFVCLVPEKREELTTEGGLNCIGREQELSDYLAPLHEKGIRSSLFIDADPKQIESARAIGTEYIEIHTGHFADAKEINARNAELEKIIQGIKLAQGIGLKVNLGHGLNYRNILAFKDVPGIKEYSIGHAIMAKAIYVGLDRAVRDMVETIRTFSD
- a CDS encoding holo-[acyl-carrier-protein] synthase, producing MIIGLGMDITEIPRIQSNWDTYGEKFAQKILTDKEIAELPKHPVPRLAALFASKEAAVKALGTGFAEGIHFKCVEILHSSNGKPYLTFLGAGLNKCRSMGVTNVHLTITHSRDMAAATVILEGTQS
- a CDS encoding NAD(P)H-hydrate dehydratase; this encodes MLKPLPTPAEMAEWDNRTIRDIGIPGLTLMESASREAVHVLLSEYGSVSGKKVFCFAGSGNNGGDAFAMARILIDLGAEVSVFHTKPKKQYRGDARTNLKWAQKLSISMVHLPSIQAPLPQPDIIIDGLLGTGFKDTLRESTLSIVREINRLGRRSFVLAIDIPSGLNGLNGVAQPEAVYANATATFQAPKLGLCLPSATKHVGCLHTCNIGIPKQIQSKHSTRHYLISDHALQSVRTPQQDMHKGTAGKVLVIGGSEGLTGAPHLTAIGALRSGAGLVTVTCPMGVCESVKANSPDIMTFPLGSGSEWEVSMAEILLEKVPEYDSVVIGPGLGRARKTVDFLKSFVAKCPARTIIDADGLYALAQHPQLLSELRNDTILTPHPGEMAKLINSTTEEIQRNRLNVAQQFVTACKSVLILKGAGTIVTDQDVTCLSPFSEPNLSVGGSGDVLAGVIGTMLAQGHTPRDAACIGVYWHGATGRLLKKNFPARGNLALDIANSLPKAVQQEL